A genomic window from Patescibacteria group bacterium includes:
- a CDS encoding sigma-70 family RNA polymerase sigma factor encodes MSNHEQEMLEVSFDDNTYQLECALADTGADERYAASSPETAVARSEAEVIVTKALNRLTPREQSIIVKRFWGDLDQREISKIYGMTYANIDKIEAQAFDKLRQHLSRDLF; translated from the coding sequence ATGTCCAATCACGAACAAGAAATGCTTGAGGTTTCGTTCGACGACAACACCTACCAGCTCGAATGCGCGCTCGCCGATACCGGCGCGGACGAACGCTACGCCGCGTCGTCGCCCGAAACCGCCGTCGCCCGCTCTGAAGCTGAGGTCATCGTCACCAAGGCGCTCAACAGACTCACGCCTCGGGAACAGAGCATCATCGTCAAGCGCTTCTGGGGCGACCTGGACCAGCGCGAGATCTCCAAGATCTACGGCATGACGTACGCAAACATCGACAAGATCGAAGCCCAGGCGTTCGACAAACTCCGTCAGCATCTTTCGAGAGACCTCTTCTGA
- a CDS encoding isochorismatase family protein yields MTDRAVRIDLATDAIVNIDLQPTFMPGGGLPVAGGDEIIPLVQRLNLLFPPRQRYATLDKHPRGHISLASSYKGLAPYSQLTAAEVASWTAADNRFAAGAHFRLPDLQSYLAQVKTQTLWPDHGLIGTPESELHPDLVRRDYRFVLIKGTNPRCDSYSGLRDNLRHPTGLGELLHVDGVKRIFLTGLALDFCVGFTALDARDYGFEVFVIEDATRAVALPGTVEAMRAAFLKAGVRLIQSEDLIAF; encoded by the coding sequence ATGACGGACCGCGCCGTTCGAATCGACCTTGCCACTGACGCCATCGTGAACATCGACCTCCAGCCGACTTTCATGCCCGGCGGCGGACTGCCGGTTGCCGGCGGCGACGAGATCATCCCGCTCGTCCAACGCCTCAACCTGCTGTTCCCGCCCAGACAGCGCTACGCGACCCTCGACAAGCATCCGCGAGGCCACATCTCGCTCGCCAGTTCGTACAAAGGCCTGGCTCCATATTCCCAGCTCACAGCCGCCGAGGTCGCGAGCTGGACGGCAGCCGATAATCGGTTCGCCGCCGGCGCCCACTTCCGTCTCCCCGATCTGCAGAGCTATCTGGCTCAGGTCAAAACCCAGACGCTCTGGCCGGACCACGGCCTCATCGGCACGCCTGAGTCCGAACTGCATCCCGACCTGGTCCGCCGCGACTACCGGTTCGTCCTGATCAAAGGGACCAACCCGAGGTGCGACTCCTACTCCGGCCTGCGCGATAATCTGCGGCATCCGACCGGACTGGGCGAGCTGCTGCACGTGGACGGAGTGAAGCGTATTTTCCTCACCGGCCTGGCCCTCGACTTCTGCGTCGGCTTCACCGCTCTCGACGCCCGGGACTACGGCTTCGAGGTCTTCGTCATCGAGGACGCCACGCGCGCGGTCGCGCTGCCGGGCACCGTCGAGGCCATGAGAGCGGCTTTTCTCAAAGCCGGCGTCCGGCTCATCCAGTCGGAAGACCTCATCGCTTTCTGA
- a CDS encoding sigma-70 family RNA polymerase sigma factor: MTDHQGSPISESLSKLLRHSMLDREEELRLIGRSQQGDRQALDSLVRHNLKFVMSIAKRYAGRGVELEDLFSEGAIGLQIAIKKFDVTSGNRLSTYAIWWIRQLIARYLDDHCRTIRVPIRVQKNLRDEESAEENDNRLTKAGLDNFSPVSLDQELSSGDDSNQNGCTLADTCADECKTASPETAVARAEVSDIITEAISQLTPREQYVIVKRFREELTLRNIAGTHTLSRERIRQIEAKALGKLRRLLQNKDIF, from the coding sequence ATGACCGATCATCAAGGATCGCCGATCTCTGAATCGCTGAGCAAATTATTGCGTCATTCCATGCTCGATCGGGAAGAGGAACTCCGACTCATCGGCCGGTCTCAGCAAGGCGACCGCCAGGCCCTCGACTCGCTCGTGCGCCACAATCTCAAGTTCGTGATGAGCATCGCCAAGCGCTATGCCGGCCGCGGCGTCGAACTCGAGGATCTGTTCAGCGAAGGCGCCATCGGCCTGCAGATAGCCATCAAGAAATTCGACGTCACGAGCGGTAATCGGCTCAGCACCTACGCCATCTGGTGGATCCGGCAGCTGATCGCCCGCTACCTGGATGATCATTGCCGCACGATCCGCGTACCGATCAGAGTCCAAAAGAACCTGCGCGACGAGGAATCGGCAGAAGAAAACGACAACCGCCTCACCAAGGCCGGCCTCGACAACTTCTCGCCCGTCTCGCTCGACCAGGAACTGTCGTCCGGCGACGATTCCAACCAGAACGGATGCACGCTCGCCGATACCTGCGCGGACGAATGCAAAACAGCGTCGCCAGAAACAGCCGTCGCTCGCGCCGAGGTCTCGGACATCATCACTGAGGCGATCAGCCAGCTCACGCCCCGAGAACAATACGTCATCGTAAAACGTTTTCGCGAAGAGCTGACCCTGCGCAATATCGCCGGAACCCACACTCTGTCACGCGAGCGCATTCGCCAGATCGAAGCCAAGGCGCTCGGCAAACTCCGGCGTCTGCTCCAAAACAAGGACATCTTCTGA
- the trmD gene encoding tRNA (guanosine(37)-N1)-methyltransferase TrmD produces the protein MRFDLLTIFPSMFESYFSESIIKRAVERGLLDIRAHDLRQWSEDKHRKVDDRPFGGGPGMVMAVGPFFKALRALRVGKSGRDGDTKKRNKMRVVLLSAKGKKFTHKEAVRLAKYKQLILLCGRYEGVDERVASELADEEISIGDYVLTGGELPAMVVVDAVARQVPGVLGKAESLVQESHAEEGVTEYPQYTRPEIFSPKKGVNWKVPKILLSGDHKKIAAWRTAKSRAKK, from the coding sequence ATGCGCTTCGACCTTCTCACCATCTTCCCCTCGATGTTCGAGAGCTACTTCTCGGAGTCGATCATCAAACGCGCCGTCGAGCGCGGCCTTTTGGATATCCGGGCGCACGACCTGCGCCAGTGGTCCGAGGACAAACACCGCAAAGTCGACGACCGACCGTTCGGTGGCGGACCAGGCATGGTCATGGCGGTCGGCCCTTTCTTCAAAGCGTTGAGGGCTTTAAGAGTTGGGAAGTCAGGGAGAGACGGAGATACGAAGAAACGGAACAAGATGCGCGTCGTCCTGTTGTCCGCCAAGGGCAAAAAATTCACCCACAAAGAAGCCGTCCGGCTCGCCAAATACAAGCAGCTTATTCTGCTCTGCGGCCGCTATGAAGGCGTGGACGAACGTGTCGCGTCCGAACTGGCCGACGAGGAAATTTCGATCGGTGACTACGTGCTCACCGGCGGCGAACTGCCAGCCATGGTCGTAGTCGACGCGGTAGCCCGCCAAGTCCCCGGCGTCTTGGGCAAAGCCGAATCCCTAGTGCAAGAATCCCACGCCGAAGAAGGCGTCACCGAATATCCGCAATACACCCGGCCGGAAATTTTCTCCCCGAAAAAAGGCGTGAACTGGAAAGTTCCCAAGATATTGCTCTCCGGCGACCATAAGAAGATCGCCGCGTGGCGTACCGCGAAAAGCCGCGCCAAAAAATGA
- a CDS encoding NAD(+)/NADH kinase has protein sequence MNKKIAIFGGSFNPAGRHHRAVAEALSQHFDEIIVVPCGPRPDKPIVVDIEPVHRAVMADLAFRGLPKVRVELFDLELDTYTRTIDLDRMFSREGEIWHVVGTDLVKGGRAKNSEIHHWERGPELWDNANFAVIQRAGYDIDPADLPPHSQLFRSEHSSSSSEIRERTFKRQPISDLVTPEVESYINRYNLYRGTTPQRSVSLKLDPRALIVADDRNPVAVELATSLQRLEDAANPNCIIVIGGDGTMIRAIRRHWRLRLPFIGLNAGHRGHLLNDLDKNGVPDVLESEKHVHQLPLLYSEVFDADGALADSSYAVNDTWVERASGQAAWIQVKVNNEIKIPKLVADGALVATASGSTAYAKAMGGKPLLVGAQEITLVGSNVTAPFGFKSASLPLDAAVEFESLNPQKRPIRAFVDGLEKGVVSRVKTRVSRIAAVEVAFSPKRDMAAKLADFFFTSAS, from the coding sequence ATGAATAAAAAAATCGCCATCTTCGGCGGCAGCTTCAATCCCGCCGGCCGCCACCACCGCGCCGTCGCGGAAGCGCTCAGCCAGCACTTCGACGAGATCATCGTCGTGCCTTGCGGCCCGCGCCCGGACAAACCGATCGTGGTGGACATCGAACCAGTCCATCGCGCGGTCATGGCCGACCTGGCTTTCCGCGGCCTGCCGAAGGTCCGCGTGGAACTTTTCGATCTGGAACTCGACACTTATACGCGCACCATTGACCTGGACCGGATGTTCAGCCGCGAAGGCGAGATCTGGCATGTGGTCGGCACGGACCTCGTCAAAGGCGGCCGCGCCAAAAATTCCGAGATCCACCACTGGGAACGCGGCCCGGAACTTTGGGACAACGCCAATTTTGCCGTCATCCAGCGCGCCGGCTACGACATCGACCCGGCCGACCTGCCGCCGCACAGCCAGCTCTTCCGTTCCGAACACTCCAGTTCCAGCTCCGAGATCCGCGAACGGACCTTCAAGCGCCAGCCCATCTCCGATCTGGTCACGCCCGAGGTCGAGAGCTACATCAACCGCTACAACCTGTACCGCGGCACGACGCCGCAGCGTTCGGTCAGCCTGAAGCTCGACCCGCGCGCGCTCATCGTCGCCGACGACCGCAATCCGGTGGCGGTCGAACTCGCGACCTCCCTCCAGCGCCTCGAAGACGCGGCAAATCCCAACTGCATCATCGTGATCGGCGGCGACGGCACCATGATCCGCGCCATCCGCCGACACTGGCGCTTGCGGCTCCCGTTCATCGGACTGAACGCCGGCCACCGCGGTCACCTGCTGAACGACCTCGACAAGAACGGCGTCCCCGACGTCCTGGAATCGGAGAAACACGTCCACCAGCTGCCGCTCCTCTACTCCGAGGTCTTCGACGCGGACGGTGCGCTCGCCGACAGCAGCTACGCCGTGAACGACACCTGGGTCGAACGCGCGAGCGGCCAAGCGGCCTGGATCCAGGTCAAAGTGAACAACGAGATCAAGATCCCGAAACTCGTCGCTGATGGCGCGCTCGTCGCCACGGCTTCCGGCTCGACAGCCTACGCCAAAGCCATGGGCGGCAAGCCGCTGCTCGTCGGCGCGCAGGAGATCACACTCGTCGGCTCGAACGTGACCGCGCCTTTCGGTTTCAAATCCGCCTCGCTGCCGCTCGACGCCGCGGTCGAATTCGAATCCCTGAATCCGCAGAAACGTCCGATCCGCGCCTTCGTCGACGGCCTGGAAAAAGGCGTCGTCTCCCGGGTGAAGACCCGCGTCAGCCGCATCGCTGCGGTCGAAGTGGCTTTCTCCCCCAAACGCGACATGGCCGCCAAATTGGCCGATTTCTTCTTCACCTCGGCCAGCTGA